GACTGGACAAGGCGCATTTGAATTAAGTACTCTATTATATGATGAAGAAACTGATACAAGTACAGTAAAAGGTAAAAAATTAAGATTCTCAATGCCATCAGCACTTTGTTCATACTGTTTAGGTGAAACTAGAATCGGTGAGGATTATCAAATGGGTAATGTAAGAAAAATGAAATTAGGTGATGATGAAGATGATAAATAGAGAAATGCTTGATGAACTGACAATTAATGAAATAGAAAATAAATATCCCTTTATAATATCATTCTTTGCAGATAATAAGTTGGATGTTGATGAATATAGAAATGAGACTTTCATAAGTTTCCTAGAACATTTTTCTGAGGAAGAAAGAGAAGAATGGGCTATAGATACAACTAAATTAACTGAGGATATAATCGTATATATCAATACCATGCTGGATTTTTTAGGCATAAAAGAAGAAAAAGCAGTTGATTCATTAACAATTATAGCAGGACATGATAAATCTGGACAAAAAGAAAATTTTGATAATATCACTATAAACAAAAGTGAGATAATATCTATTGTCGGTCCAACGGGTTCAGGTAAAAGCAGATTATTAGCTGATATAGAGTGGACAGCTAATGAAGATACCCCAACAGGTCGAGCCATTCTAATTAATGGTGAAAAACCAGATAAAAAGTGGAGGTTTTCATCAGGTAATAAATTGGTGGCACAGTTATCACAGAACATGAATTTTGTAATGGATTTAACTGTCAGTGAATTTCTTGAACTACATGCAAAAAGTCGTATGGTTGAAAATGAAGAAGAAGTAATAAAAAAGATTATTGAAGCTGCTAATAATCTAGCAGGAGAAGCTTTTGACCTTAATACTCCTATCACAAGCTTAAGTGGTGGACAATCTAGAGCTTTGATGATAGCGGATACAGCTATTCTAAGCACGTCCCCTATTGTATTAATAGATGAAATTGAGAATGCTGGAATTGATAGAAAGAAAGCACTGGGTCTTCTTGTTAGCAAAGAAAAGATTGTATTA
The window above is part of the Vallitalea guaymasensis genome. Proteins encoded here:
- a CDS encoding ATP-binding cassette domain-containing protein; this translates as MINREMLDELTINEIENKYPFIISFFADNKLDVDEYRNETFISFLEHFSEEEREEWAIDTTKLTEDIIVYINTMLDFLGIKEEKAVDSLTIIAGHDKSGQKENFDNITINKSEIISIVGPTGSGKSRLLADIEWTANEDTPTGRAILINGEKPDKKWRFSSGNKLVAQLSQNMNFVMDLTVSEFLELHAKSRMVENEEEVIKKIIEAANNLAGEAFDLNTPITSLSGGQSRALMIADTAILSTSPIVLIDEIENAGIDRKKALGLLVSKEKIVLMATHDPSLALMADKRIVIRNGGIYKVIETGKEEKAMLQELEKMDKVIKGLRTSLRKGEIINYNDNISNINVYESIH